Proteins found in one Hypericibacter terrae genomic segment:
- a CDS encoding trimethylamine methyltransferase family protein, translated as MDSSRATRRARRPRDTGHLGTALLGGPPLRNSFKPLEPMSQDQLMAIHEASLTLLEEIGIEFMGKAARAAFREAGADVNDSTGLVKIPRDLISAALESAPGSFVLTPRNPARRLHIGGNHISFGLVAGPPNIHDGVAGRRSGNLQDYRSLIKLAQSFDIIHFIGNQPTAPVELPSRTRHLDCYLANVTFSDRVYHCTSIGRNRALDGIDIMAISRGITREAMAADPGVVTIISVNSPRRFDEAMSDGLMAMSEFGQAVVVTPFTLMGAMTPVTLAAALTQQNAEALSGVALTQLTRPGSPVVYGAFTSNVDMRSGAPAFGTPENARATLAAGQLARLYNLPYRASNSSASNAVDAQAAYESQMSIWSAVMGHANLVYHGAGWMEGGLTASFEKVILDVEMLQMMAETIKPIDIDPTEIAEGLKAIAAVPTGGHFFGADHTLAHYETAFYKPLLSNWQNYENWELAGGLDATRRATQIWQKALEVYEQPPLDPAIEEALTAFVARRKEELKDVDH; from the coding sequence ATGGACAGTTCACGCGCCACGCGACGAGCCCGGCGGCCACGGGATACGGGCCATCTCGGCACCGCGCTGCTGGGCGGGCCGCCGCTGCGCAACAGCTTCAAGCCGCTCGAGCCCATGAGCCAGGATCAGCTCATGGCCATTCACGAGGCCTCGCTCACGCTGCTCGAGGAAATCGGCATCGAATTCATGGGGAAGGCGGCGCGCGCGGCCTTTCGCGAGGCGGGTGCCGATGTCAATGACAGCACGGGCCTGGTGAAGATACCACGCGATCTCATCTCCGCGGCGCTCGAGTCCGCGCCCGGGAGCTTCGTGCTGACGCCGCGCAATCCGGCCCGACGGCTGCATATCGGTGGGAACCACATCTCTTTCGGATTGGTGGCGGGGCCACCGAACATTCATGACGGGGTCGCAGGCCGACGCTCGGGCAACCTCCAGGATTACCGCTCGCTGATCAAGCTTGCCCAAAGCTTCGACATCATCCATTTCATCGGCAATCAACCGACGGCGCCGGTCGAGTTGCCATCGCGCACGCGTCATCTCGATTGCTATCTGGCCAACGTCACCTTCTCCGACCGCGTCTATCACTGCACCTCGATCGGCCGGAACCGGGCGCTCGACGGCATCGACATCATGGCGATTTCACGCGGGATCACGCGCGAAGCGATGGCTGCGGATCCTGGCGTGGTGACCATCATCTCCGTCAACTCGCCGCGCCGCTTCGACGAGGCCATGAGCGACGGGCTGATGGCGATGTCGGAATTCGGACAGGCGGTCGTCGTGACGCCTTTCACCCTCATGGGCGCGATGACGCCGGTGACGCTGGCGGCGGCCCTGACGCAGCAGAACGCAGAGGCGCTGTCGGGCGTTGCCTTGACGCAACTGACGCGGCCCGGATCTCCCGTGGTCTATGGCGCCTTCACCTCGAATGTCGATATGCGCAGCGGCGCTCCCGCCTTCGGCACGCCGGAGAACGCACGCGCCACCCTGGCGGCGGGGCAGTTGGCGCGGCTCTACAATCTCCCCTACCGGGCGAGCAACTCGAGCGCCAGCAATGCCGTGGACGCGCAAGCGGCGTACGAATCTCAGATGTCGATCTGGTCGGCAGTGATGGGCCATGCCAATCTGGTCTATCACGGCGCCGGCTGGATGGAGGGCGGGCTCACCGCGTCGTTCGAGAAGGTCATCCTCGATGTCGAGATGCTGCAGATGATGGCCGAGACCATCAAGCCGATCGACATCGATCCCACCGAGATCGCGGAAGGGTTGAAGGCCATCGCGGCGGTGCCGACGGGTGGCCACTTCTTCGGCGCGGATCACACCCTGGCGCACTACGAGACCGCCTTCTACAAACCGCTGCTCTCCAATTGGCAGAATTACGAGAACTGGGAGCTGGCCGGCGGCCTCGATGCCACGAGGCGCGCCACCCAGATCTGGCAGAAGGCGCTCGAAGTCTATGAGCAGCCTCCGCTCGATCCCGCGATCGAGGAGGCGCTCACGGCCTTCGTGGCGCGGCGAAAGGAAGAGCTCAAGGACGTCGACCACTGA
- a CDS encoding NAD(P)/FAD-dependent oxidoreductase, translated as MALPSHVKYVIIGAGIHGLSTAWHLGENLRKSGRGSGKDILVIDKTGIAAGASGIACGVIRNNYFQPAMRRLMAHSVSVWESDPKAFSYHPVGYMQISPEVMHKDVASIAKQQKEIGYESVFIEGEKDSMTYMKGLFDDWQAKGITSVLHEKKGGYANNTAAIYGLAKKAEAEDVRLATGVKVTGFKKDAKGAVQTVVTDRGNIDCDMVIVGAGPWVKQIWDMLELPAQISIKGRDGKMHDNLPMWIFWSLQEGTLGVDPKLQRTNDGKMPPVIHVDTDAPLHSDVDGSLITDKLWGIYYKPDFNFGGVQGGAMPFKVKADPASVKIDPYGPESPDFVVGDDFAHMWCSALAFCQKRFEGKIGVYKKEPSGGIGSFTADSFPVFDSFCQNVYVIADSNHGYKMIGVGKLVADDICGNHSDLLDPFRFSRFAEGKLHPVSHSPFPWS; from the coding sequence ATGGCCCTCCCTTCGCATGTGAAATACGTGATCATTGGTGCCGGCATTCACGGCCTCAGCACCGCCTGGCATCTGGGCGAGAATCTGCGCAAGTCCGGCCGCGGCAGCGGCAAGGACATCCTGGTGATCGACAAGACCGGAATCGCGGCCGGGGCCTCCGGCATCGCTTGCGGCGTCATCCGGAACAATTATTTCCAGCCCGCGATGCGCCGCCTGATGGCGCATAGCGTCTCGGTCTGGGAGAGCGACCCCAAGGCCTTCAGCTATCACCCGGTCGGCTATATGCAGATCAGCCCCGAGGTCATGCACAAGGACGTCGCCTCGATCGCCAAGCAGCAGAAGGAGATCGGCTATGAGTCGGTCTTCATCGAAGGCGAAAAGGACTCGATGACCTATATGAAGGGCCTGTTCGACGATTGGCAGGCCAAGGGCATCACCTCGGTCCTGCATGAGAAGAAGGGCGGCTACGCCAACAACACCGCGGCCATCTACGGCCTGGCGAAGAAGGCCGAGGCCGAGGATGTGCGCCTCGCCACGGGCGTGAAGGTCACCGGCTTCAAGAAGGACGCCAAGGGCGCGGTCCAGACCGTCGTCACCGACCGCGGCAATATCGACTGCGACATGGTCATTGTCGGCGCCGGTCCCTGGGTGAAGCAAATCTGGGACATGCTGGAGCTGCCCGCCCAGATCTCGATCAAGGGCCGCGACGGCAAGATGCACGACAATCTGCCGATGTGGATCTTCTGGTCGCTGCAGGAAGGCACGCTCGGCGTCGATCCGAAGCTGCAGCGGACGAATGACGGCAAGATGCCGCCCGTGATCCATGTCGATACCGATGCGCCGCTCCATTCGGACGTGGACGGCTCGCTTATCACCGACAAGCTCTGGGGCATCTATTACAAGCCCGACTTCAATTTCGGCGGCGTGCAGGGCGGCGCCATGCCGTTCAAGGTGAAAGCCGATCCGGCGAGCGTGAAGATCGATCCCTACGGGCCGGAATCGCCCGACTTCGTCGTCGGCGACGATTTCGCCCATATGTGGTGCTCGGCGCTGGCCTTCTGCCAGAAGCGCTTCGAAGGCAAGATCGGCGTCTACAAGAAGGAGCCCTCGGGCGGCATCGGCAGCTTCACCGCCGACAGCTTCCCGGTGTTCGACAGCTTCTGCCAGAACGTTTATGTGATCGCGGACTCCAATCACGGCTACAAGATGATCGGCGTGGGCAAGCTGGTGGCGGACGACATCTGCGGCAATCACAGCGATCTGCTGGATCCCTTCCGCTTCTCGCGCTTTGCCGAGGGCAAGCTGCATCCCGTGTCCCACAGCCCGTTCCCCTGGAGCTGA
- a CDS encoding entericidin, whose amino-acid sequence MIAATRQSVMPAWKAWAAFLLTIAVLALAGCNTTAGFGHDVKNTGQYIENKANDAKD is encoded by the coding sequence ATGATCGCAGCGACGAGACAGAGCGTGATGCCGGCCTGGAAAGCCTGGGCCGCTTTCTTGCTGACCATTGCCGTGCTCGCGCTGGCCGGCTGCAACACGACCGCCGGATTCGGTCACGATGTGAAGAACACGGGCCAGTACATCGAGAACAAGGCAAACGACGCGAAGGATTGA
- a CDS encoding DUF1328 domain-containing protein, producing the protein MLHWALVFLLISLVAALFGFSGVAAVFGGFAQLLFYIFIALFLVTLILHLVRGRGPPPVV; encoded by the coding sequence ATGCTGCATTGGGCATTGGTTTTCTTGCTGATTTCGCTGGTTGCAGCCTTGTTCGGATTCAGCGGTGTCGCCGCAGTCTTCGGCGGCTTCGCCCAGTTGCTGTTCTACATTTTCATCGCCTTGTTCCTGGTCACGCTCATCCTGCATCTGGTGCGTGGCCGCGGACCTCCGCCGGTCGTGTAG
- a CDS encoding YbfB/YjiJ family MFS transporter — MPSPSLLQPGSEGTPSPGRAILSGLCASLVGIGLARFAYTPLVPVLIDQGWLSPAQAGYLGAGNFTGYLIGAMIASPAAERFGAVLPLRAMMLLAVAAFFACAAPLSFSWLFLWRLAAGISGGVLMVLAAPAVLPHLPEHRRGLGAGAIFTGVGLGIALSGTLLPLLLQAGLVATWCGLGVLSLILTGVAWFGWPRQQRQPDKRPPVDAPRPDRVAVVILIVYGLGAVGLVPHMIFLVDFVARGLGRGLHEGAFDWVLLGVGALVGPIGAGFLADRIGFRGAMRFALLVQGAIVAGTTVLANPIMVALSSFVMGAFIPGIVPLVLGRLRELHAGDPRRQQRAWARATVSFALMQAAAGYGFSWLYSVSLDYRLLFGGAAAALLLGFALDIGLARSPASR; from the coding sequence ATGCCGTCCCCATCGCTGCTGCAGCCCGGTTCCGAGGGAACCCCCTCTCCCGGCCGTGCCATTCTGTCCGGCCTGTGCGCCAGTCTCGTCGGGATCGGGCTGGCCCGCTTTGCCTATACGCCCCTGGTTCCCGTCCTGATCGACCAGGGCTGGCTCTCGCCGGCACAGGCAGGCTATCTCGGCGCGGGCAATTTCACCGGCTATCTCATCGGCGCCATGATCGCATCGCCCGCGGCCGAACGGTTCGGGGCGGTTCTTCCGTTGCGGGCGATGATGCTTCTTGCCGTCGCCGCGTTCTTCGCCTGTGCCGCGCCGCTCTCCTTTTCCTGGCTGTTCCTGTGGCGCCTGGCGGCCGGCATTTCCGGCGGCGTGCTGATGGTCCTGGCGGCGCCCGCCGTGTTGCCTCATCTGCCCGAGCACCGCCGCGGCTTGGGGGCCGGGGCGATCTTCACCGGCGTCGGCCTCGGCATCGCCCTGTCGGGAACGCTGCTGCCCCTCCTGTTGCAAGCCGGGCTCGTCGCCACCTGGTGCGGTCTCGGCGTCTTGTCGCTGATCCTGACGGGCGTCGCCTGGTTCGGATGGCCCCGGCAGCAGCGCCAGCCCGACAAACGGCCACCGGTCGACGCCCCTCGGCCGGACCGGGTCGCGGTCGTGATCCTCATCGTCTATGGGCTGGGCGCGGTGGGACTGGTCCCGCACATGATCTTCCTCGTCGACTTCGTCGCCCGGGGACTGGGACGCGGGCTGCACGAAGGGGCGTTCGATTGGGTGCTTCTGGGCGTCGGTGCCCTGGTCGGGCCGATCGGCGCCGGCTTCCTGGCGGACCGGATCGGGTTCCGGGGCGCCATGCGCTTCGCCCTCCTCGTCCAGGGCGCGATCGTGGCCGGCACCACCGTCCTCGCCAACCCGATCATGGTCGCGCTGTCGAGCTTCGTCATGGGTGCCTTCATTCCCGGTATCGTGCCTCTCGTGCTGGGACGTCTGCGGGAACTCCACGCCGGCGATCCCCGGCGCCAGCAGAGAGCCTGGGCCAGAGCGACGGTCTCGTTCGCACTGATGCAGGCGGCCGCCGGCTACGGGTTCTCCTGGCTCTATTCCGTCAGCCTCGATTACCGTCTGCTGTTCGGCGGAGCGGCGGCGGCCCTGCTGCTGGGTTTTGCCCTCGATATCGGGCTGGCGCGGAGCCCTGCCTCCCGATAG
- a CDS encoding zinc-binding alcohol dehydrogenase family protein, which produces MKAVGYRKNLPVTSDEALLDLDLATPTPGPRDLLVRVKAVSVNPVDVKLRAQAAPPPGTARILGFDAAGVVETVGAEATLFRPGDAVFYAGSIARPGTNAELHLVDERIVGHKPKTLSFAQAAALPLTGITAWELLFDRLGIRPGKPPDAGRLLIIGGAGGVGSMLIQLARRLTGLTVIATASRPETAAWCIALGAHHVIDHHKSLSEELKQIDQSQVGYVASLTNTERHFPAIVEILKPQGRLGVIDDPATLDINPLKRKSISVHWELMFTRSLFETEDMIGQHRLLDEISGLVDAGLIRTTLSDNLGRIDAANLRRAHALIESGKARGKIVLEGF; this is translated from the coding sequence ATGAAGGCCGTGGGATACCGCAAGAACCTTCCGGTCACGAGCGATGAGGCCCTGCTCGACCTCGATCTCGCGACACCGACGCCCGGTCCCCGCGACCTGCTGGTCAGAGTCAAGGCGGTGTCGGTCAATCCGGTCGATGTGAAGCTGCGCGCCCAAGCCGCGCCGCCGCCCGGCACGGCGAGGATCCTGGGTTTCGACGCCGCCGGTGTCGTCGAAACGGTCGGCGCCGAAGCGACCTTGTTCCGGCCCGGGGATGCCGTCTTCTATGCCGGCTCGATCGCGCGGCCGGGCACCAACGCCGAGCTCCACCTCGTGGATGAGCGGATTGTCGGACACAAGCCCAAGACGCTCTCGTTCGCGCAGGCCGCCGCCCTGCCCCTGACCGGCATCACCGCCTGGGAGCTGCTCTTCGACCGGCTGGGCATTCGGCCCGGCAAGCCCCCCGACGCGGGCCGGCTTCTGATCATCGGCGGCGCCGGCGGCGTGGGCTCGATGCTGATCCAACTGGCACGCCGCCTCACCGGATTGACGGTGATCGCCACCGCATCGCGCCCCGAGACGGCCGCCTGGTGCATAGCGCTGGGCGCGCATCACGTGATCGATCACCACAAGTCGTTGTCGGAAGAGTTGAAGCAGATCGATCAATCGCAGGTCGGCTATGTCGCCAGCCTGACCAACACCGAGCGCCACTTCCCCGCCATCGTCGAGATCCTGAAACCCCAGGGCCGGCTCGGGGTCATCGACGATCCCGCCACGCTCGACATCAATCCGCTCAAGCGCAAGAGCATTTCGGTTCATTGGGAGCTGATGTTCACCCGCTCTCTGTTCGAGACCGAGGACATGATCGGCCAGCACCGCCTGCTGGACGAGATATCGGGCCTCGTCGATGCGGGCCTGATCCGAACGACATTGAGCGACAATCTGGGGCGTATCGACGCAGCCAACCTGAGAAGGGCGCATGCCCTGATTGAAAGCGGCAAGGCGCGTGGCAAGATCGTCCTCGAGGGATTCTGA
- a CDS encoding SDR family NAD(P)-dependent oxidoreductase, which yields MKIDLTGKTALVTGSTAGIGHAIAEGLAAAGAKVVINGRKEATVEAAVARLKSKYPDARVVGAAADVSTAAGCAKLVKAVNQVDILVNNAGIFEPKDFFEIPDEDWTRFFEINVMSGVRLSRSLMPAMLKRNWGRIIFISSESAVYIPKEMIQYGFTKTGQLAISRGLAELTTGTGVTVNSVLPGPTRSDGVEGFLQSMAAQNKVTADEMAANFVKEHRPSSLLQRFATVEEIANMVVYVASPQSSATNGAALHAEGGIIRSIA from the coding sequence ATGAAAATCGATCTCACTGGCAAGACCGCTCTGGTGACGGGCTCGACCGCCGGCATCGGCCATGCCATCGCCGAGGGACTCGCGGCCGCCGGCGCCAAGGTCGTCATCAACGGCCGCAAGGAAGCGACGGTCGAGGCCGCCGTGGCCAGACTCAAGAGCAAATATCCCGACGCGCGCGTCGTCGGCGCCGCCGCCGACGTGTCGACCGCGGCCGGCTGCGCCAAGCTGGTCAAGGCGGTCAACCAGGTCGACATCCTGGTGAACAATGCCGGCATCTTCGAGCCCAAGGATTTCTTCGAGATCCCCGACGAGGACTGGACCCGGTTCTTCGAGATCAACGTCATGTCGGGCGTGCGGCTGTCGCGCTCGCTGATGCCGGCGATGCTGAAACGCAATTGGGGCCGGATCATCTTCATCTCGTCGGAATCGGCGGTCTATATCCCGAAGGAAATGATCCAGTACGGCTTCACCAAGACCGGGCAGCTCGCAATCTCGCGGGGGCTGGCCGAGCTCACCACCGGTACCGGCGTGACCGTCAACTCCGTTCTGCCCGGTCCGACCCGTTCGGACGGTGTCGAAGGCTTCCTGCAGTCCATGGCGGCCCAGAACAAGGTGACGGCCGACGAGATGGCGGCGAACTTCGTCAAGGAGCATCGTCCGAGCTCGCTGCTGCAGCGCTTCGCCACCGTCGAGGAGATCGCCAACATGGTGGTCTATGTGGCCTCGCCGCAGTCTTCGGCGACGAACGGTGCCGCCCTTCATGCCGAAGGCGGTATCATCCGGTCGATCGCGTGA
- a CDS encoding adenylate/guanylate cyclase domain-containing protein, whose amino-acid sequence MKVDDLGLWLAGTAKEQRDLGALFEAFCLELRRRGSVINRSSLGLEGLDPEIGGMRYTWQDDAVHHTSVPRAGVVQSASYQNSPMRIVDETNRPFRQRLDAGQSMPVLEELRQLGATDYAMFPMPFIDRTRSAVIAYSTPSPAGFGDEELQQLELATDLFGPYAERQVLRQIAVDLLDVYVGPHTGRRIIEGHVERGDVETIEAAIWLADLRGFTRRSESSAIKDVLKGLNAWLEAMVTPIHEHEGEVLKFIGDAILAIFPIGPGRSAGAACEAALAAAEGACRQVDEVNRVRAAKDLWPLEFGLSLHFGEVAYGNIGAPRRLDFTVIGAAVNRASRLQDLSKQLHRRAVISGTFAAHTKGPLTPLGVHSLRDVAEPQSVYGLPAETSAG is encoded by the coding sequence ATGAAGGTCGACGATCTGGGACTCTGGTTGGCTGGAACCGCGAAGGAGCAGCGTGATCTGGGCGCGCTGTTCGAAGCCTTCTGCCTCGAGCTGAGGCGGCGCGGCTCCGTCATCAACCGCAGCTCGCTCGGGCTCGAAGGCCTCGATCCCGAGATCGGCGGCATGAGATACACTTGGCAGGACGACGCCGTTCATCACACCAGCGTACCGCGGGCGGGAGTGGTTCAGTCGGCGAGTTATCAGAACAGTCCGATGCGCATCGTGGACGAGACCAACCGGCCGTTTCGCCAGCGTCTCGACGCCGGGCAGTCGATGCCCGTGCTGGAGGAGCTTCGGCAGTTGGGAGCCACCGACTACGCGATGTTTCCCATGCCCTTCATCGACAGGACGCGCTCGGCCGTCATTGCCTATTCGACGCCGTCACCGGCCGGATTCGGCGACGAGGAGCTGCAGCAGCTCGAGCTCGCGACCGATCTCTTCGGTCCCTACGCCGAGCGCCAGGTCCTGCGTCAGATCGCGGTCGATCTGCTCGACGTCTATGTCGGCCCGCATACGGGGCGACGGATCATCGAGGGACATGTCGAACGGGGCGATGTGGAGACGATCGAGGCGGCGATCTGGCTCGCCGATCTGCGCGGCTTCACCCGGCGCTCGGAAAGTTCTGCCATCAAGGATGTTCTCAAGGGGCTGAATGCCTGGCTCGAGGCGATGGTGACGCCGATCCACGAGCATGAGGGCGAGGTGTTGAAATTCATCGGCGACGCCATTCTGGCGATCTTTCCGATCGGGCCGGGGCGCAGCGCGGGCGCGGCTTGCGAAGCGGCGTTGGCCGCGGCCGAAGGCGCCTGCCGCCAGGTGGACGAGGTCAATCGCGTCCGTGCCGCGAAGGACCTCTGGCCGCTGGAGTTCGGGCTGTCGCTTCATTTTGGCGAGGTCGCCTATGGCAACATCGGGGCGCCGCGACGTCTCGATTTCACCGTGATCGGCGCTGCGGTCAACCGGGCGAGCCGCCTGCAGGATCTGAGTAAGCAGCTGCACCGGCGCGCCGTGATCTCGGGCACTTTCGCCGCTCACACGAAAGGACCGCTCACGCCGCTCGGAGTTCACAGCCTGCGCGACGTGGCGGAACCCCAGAGCGTCTATGGCCTGCCGGCGGAGACGAGCGCCGGCTAA
- a CDS encoding ABC transporter substrate-binding protein, translated as MKRKWMQGMALVSLSVLVATAFVRLASAGSMDDLVAAAKKEGQLTVIALPHDWCGYGDVIEGFKKKYGLTVNELNPDAGSGDEIEAIKANKGNTGPQAPDVIDVGLSFGPQAKKDGLLQAYKVSTWNTIPDSAKDAEGFWYGDYYGVLAFEVNTDIVKKAPADWKDLLSKDYANAIALAGDPRASNQAIQGVYAAGLAMAGGNAGKAPEAGLKFFGDLNKAGNFVPTIGKAGTLAQGATPIIIRWDYNALADRDTLKGNPAVEVVVPKTGVVAGVYIQAISAYAPHPNAAKLWMEYLYSDEGQLGWLKGYCHPIRFNDLAANKKIPADLLKALPPAESYAKAVFPTLDEQAAAKEVITKQWDTVVGANVQ; from the coding sequence ATGAAGCGTAAGTGGATGCAAGGGATGGCGCTGGTTTCGCTGTCTGTGCTGGTGGCGACGGCGTTCGTGCGTTTGGCCTCCGCCGGATCGATGGACGATCTGGTCGCGGCCGCGAAGAAGGAAGGCCAGCTGACGGTGATCGCGCTGCCGCATGATTGGTGCGGCTATGGCGACGTCATCGAGGGCTTCAAGAAGAAGTACGGCCTGACCGTCAATGAACTCAACCCGGATGCGGGTTCGGGCGACGAGATCGAGGCGATCAAGGCGAACAAGGGCAATACCGGTCCTCAGGCGCCGGACGTCATCGACGTCGGCTTGTCGTTCGGTCCGCAGGCGAAGAAGGACGGCCTGCTCCAGGCCTATAAGGTCTCGACCTGGAACACGATCCCCGACAGCGCCAAGGATGCGGAAGGCTTCTGGTATGGCGACTATTACGGCGTGCTCGCTTTCGAAGTGAACACCGATATCGTCAAGAAGGCGCCGGCCGACTGGAAGGATCTCCTCTCCAAGGACTATGCCAACGCCATCGCGCTCGCGGGCGATCCGCGCGCTTCAAACCAGGCGATCCAGGGCGTCTACGCCGCGGGCCTCGCCATGGCGGGCGGGAACGCCGGGAAGGCCCCCGAAGCCGGCTTGAAGTTCTTCGGCGATCTCAACAAGGCTGGGAACTTCGTGCCGACCATCGGCAAGGCGGGCACGCTCGCTCAGGGCGCCACGCCGATCATCATCCGTTGGGACTATAACGCGCTGGCCGATCGCGACACCTTGAAGGGGAACCCCGCCGTCGAGGTGGTGGTGCCGAAGACCGGCGTGGTCGCGGGCGTCTACATCCAGGCGATCAGTGCCTATGCCCCGCATCCGAACGCGGCCAAGCTCTGGATGGAGTATCTCTATTCCGACGAAGGGCAACTCGGCTGGCTCAAGGGCTATTGCCACCCGATCCGCTTCAACGATCTTGCCGCGAACAAGAAGATCCCGGCCGATCTGCTAAAGGCGCTGCCGCCGGCTGAATCCTATGCCAAGGCCGTGTTCCCGACCTTGGACGAGCAGGCCGCTGCGAAGGAAGTCATCACCAAGCAGTGGGATACCGTCGTCGGCGCGAACGTGCAGTAA
- a CDS encoding ABC transporter substrate-binding protein, translating into MSVLAGLASAESMDDLVAGAKKEGALTIIAVPHDWCGYGVVVDKFKAKYPFLKLNELNPDGGSGDEIEAIKANKGNTGPQAPDVIDVGLSFGPSAKAEGLLMPYKVSTWASIPEHQKDADGYWYGDYYGVLAFEINADLVKKMPADWADLLLPEYKNQVALSGDPRTSNESIQSIFAAGLSSSGGKIDDAANAGLKYFADLYKKGNFVPVGGSAASIAQGTTPIVIRWDYLALADRDTLKGNPKIEIVVPKTGVVAGVYVQAISAYAPHPNAAKLWMEHLYSDESQLDWLRGYCHPIRFQDLVDHKKVPADVLAKLPPAENYEKALFPTLEQQGASKEIITKQWDSIVGANVQ; encoded by the coding sequence ATGTCGGTTCTGGCCGGCCTCGCCTCCGCGGAATCGATGGACGATCTGGTCGCGGGCGCCAAGAAGGAAGGCGCCCTCACCATTATCGCCGTGCCGCATGACTGGTGCGGCTATGGCGTGGTGGTCGACAAGTTCAAGGCGAAGTATCCGTTCCTGAAGCTCAACGAGCTCAATCCCGACGGCGGCTCGGGCGACGAAATCGAGGCGATCAAAGCCAACAAGGGCAACACCGGCCCGCAGGCACCCGACGTGATCGATGTCGGTCTGTCCTTCGGCCCCTCGGCGAAGGCCGAAGGATTGCTGATGCCCTATAAGGTCTCGACCTGGGCCAGCATTCCCGAGCACCAGAAGGATGCCGACGGATACTGGTATGGCGACTATTACGGCGTCCTCGCCTTCGAGATCAATGCCGACCTCGTCAAGAAGATGCCCGCCGATTGGGCCGACCTCCTGTTGCCGGAATACAAGAACCAGGTCGCGTTGAGCGGCGACCCTCGGACGTCGAACGAATCGATCCAGAGCATTTTCGCAGCCGGCCTTTCCTCCTCCGGCGGCAAGATCGACGACGCTGCGAATGCGGGCCTGAAGTACTTCGCCGATCTCTACAAGAAGGGCAATTTCGTCCCCGTCGGCGGCAGCGCGGCCTCCATCGCTCAGGGCACGACCCCGATCGTCATTCGCTGGGACTATCTGGCGCTGGCCGATCGCGACACGCTCAAGGGCAATCCCAAGATCGAGATCGTGGTGCCGAAGACCGGCGTCGTCGCCGGCGTCTATGTGCAGGCCATCAGCGCTTATGCGCCGCATCCGAACGCCGCCAAGCTTTGGATGGAGCATCTCTATTCCGACGAGAGCCAGCTCGATTGGCTCAGGGGCTATTGCCATCCGATCCGGTTCCAGGATCTGGTCGATCATAAGAAGGTCCCTGCGGACGTGCTGGCCAAGCTGCCCCCGGCCGAGAACTACGAGAAGGCTCTCTTCCCGACGCTCGAGCAGCAGGGCGCTTCGAAAGAGATCATCACCAAGCAATGGGACAGCATCGTTGGTGCGAATGTCCAATAA
- a CDS encoding ABC transporter permease has product MAQQVQIEPHRAAARLRLGQTGWALIGVTPFLIFALMFLILPTMYLIVGAFRDGDGNFTFNNLVDLFQPSILSAYWISIKVSLASALGGAVIGFFLAYAGVMGGLPSWLRPTLMTFCGVASNFAGLPLAFAFLATLGRTGLVTVLLIKYFDFNIYSTGFNLLSFWGLALTYLYFQIPLMVLILAPALDGLKREWREASQILGANSFHYWRYVALPVLWPSLLGTTILLFANAFGAIATAYGLTGSSLNIVTILLYAQIRGDVLHNQNLGYALALGMILITGLSNAAYIWLRGRSERWMR; this is encoded by the coding sequence ATGGCGCAGCAAGTACAAATCGAACCCCATCGCGCGGCCGCGCGGCTCCGTCTCGGTCAGACCGGATGGGCGCTGATCGGCGTCACGCCGTTCCTGATCTTCGCGCTCATGTTCCTGATTCTCCCGACGATGTATCTGATCGTCGGCGCCTTCAGGGATGGCGACGGCAACTTCACCTTCAACAACCTCGTCGATCTGTTCCAGCCCTCGATCCTGAGCGCCTATTGGATCAGCATCAAAGTCAGCCTCGCCTCGGCGCTCGGCGGTGCCGTCATCGGTTTCTTCCTGGCCTATGCCGGCGTGATGGGCGGCCTGCCGAGCTGGCTGCGGCCGACGCTGATGACGTTCTGCGGCGTCGCATCGAATTTCGCGGGCCTGCCCCTCGCCTTCGCCTTCCTGGCGACGCTCGGCCGAACCGGCCTCGTGACCGTGTTGCTGATCAAGTACTTCGACTTCAACATCTACAGCACCGGTTTCAACCTGCTGAGCTTCTGGGGCCTGGCGCTCACCTATCTCTATTTCCAGATCCCGCTCATGGTGCTGATCCTCGCGCCGGCCCTGGATGGGCTGAAGCGCGAATGGCGCGAAGCCTCGCAGATCCTGGGTGCGAACTCGTTCCACTATTGGCGGTATGTCGCCCTGCCGGTGCTCTGGCCCAGCCTGCTCGGCACCACCATCCTGCTGTTCGCCAACGCCTTCGGCGCCATCGCCACCGCCTATGGCCTGACCGGGAGCTCGCTCAACATCGTGACCATCCTGCTCTACGCGCAGATCCGCGGCGACGTGCTGCATAACCAGAATCTGGGCTATGCCCTGGCGCTCGGCATGATCCTCATCACCGGTCTTTCGAACGCCGCCTATATCTGGCTTCGGGGCCGCAGCGAACGGTGGATGCGATGA